CCCGTGttgtatgtgtgttggggggctCGGGGGCTCTGTCCCATCACTTCATTCTCAGCGAGGAGATCCGCGCTAGGTGCTGGGCCCGAGACTCCTTTGGCACGAATGCACCCTGGACGCAGACCCCTAGACGCAGACCCCGCAGGGAGTTTCCGCAAGCCTCTGCTGGGGGCGGAGGGCAGATCTGGAGCTGGGAGCCCAGGCTAGGGCCTGACGAGGAGGGAGCCAGCCCCGGGCCCAGGCGGGAAGTGGGGCTGGAAGCTGTTCAGGGGAGACCGGCCTCGCCCTGCACTCTGCCCGCAGCAGCGCCCCGTGCCCTGGCGGTCCCACCCGAAGCGTCGCGGCGTTGGGGAGGGCGGGCAGGGTGCCCGTCCGGAGCCTCCCGCCtgaccctgcccccacccccaggtgtgaTGGTGGGCGCGCACGCGGCCATGGCGCCCGCCTCCACGGCGGAGGGGGCGGCGGAGAAGCCGGAGAAGCCGGGCCCCGCAGCCCCCGGCGCGGCCGCCTCGCAGTACGAGTGCGGGGAGTGCGGGAAGTCCTTCCGCTGGTCGTCGCGGCTCCTGCACCACCAGCGCACCCACACCGGGGAGCGGCCCTACAAGTGCGCCGACTGCCCCAAGGCCTTCAAGGGCTCGTCGGCGCTGCTGTACCACCAGCGCGGCCACACGGGCGAGCGGCCCTACCAGTGCGCCGACTGCCCCAAGGCCTTCAAGCGCTCGTCGCTGCTGCAGATCCACCGCAGCGTGCACACCGGCCTGCGCGCCTTCACCTGCGGCCAGTGCGGCCTGGCCTTCAAGTGGTCGTCGCACTACCAGTACCATCTGCGGCAGCACTCGGGCGAGCGGCCCTACGCCTGCCCCGACTGCCCCAAGGCCTTCAAGAACTCGTCCAGCCTGCGGCGCCACCGCCACGTGCACACGGGCGAGCGGCCCTACGCCTGCGGGGTCTGCGGCAAGAGCTTCACGCAGAGCACCAACCTGCGGCAGCACCAGCGCGTGCACACGGGCGAGCGCCCCTTCCGCTGCCCGCTCTGCCCCAAGACCTTCACGCACTCGTCCAACCTGCTGCTGCACCAGCGCACGCACGGCGCCGCCCCGGGCCCGCAGCCGCCGCCCCTCCCGCTGCAGGAGCCCTCGGGGCCCAGGGTCCCCTCCGCGGGCCCCGCCGCCGCCACCCCCGCCGTCCCCGTCCCCGCAGCGGCGCCCGTGGCCTTCCTGTCCGCCCCCAGCCCGCCCGCGCCCACGCCGCCCGCGCCCCCGCCCGTGGTGCCCGAGCTCTTCCTGGCGGCGGCCGAGACCGCGGTGGAGCTGGTCTGCCGATGCGCCGGCTGCGAGCTGGCCTTCGGCAGCGAGGAACAGCTCCTGCAGCACCAGCCCTGCCCCGGACCCGCGGTGCCGCCCGCGCCGCAGGAGGCCGTCCCCGACCCGCTGGGGACCGAGCTGCCCGCGCTGCTCCAGCCGGGCCCCACGCAGGCCGCCGCCCCCGCGGCCCCGGGGTTCGCCTGCCTGCCCTGCGGGAAAGCCTTCCGCACCGTGGGCGGCCTCTCCCGCCACCAGCACAGCCACGCGCCGGCCAGCGGCCAGGCCTTCCGCTGCGGCAGCTGTGACGCCGCCTTCCCGCAGCTCTCCAGCCTCCTGGCGCACCAGCAGAGCCACgtggaggaggcggcggcggggCGGCCGCCCCCGCAGGCCGAGGCGGCCGAGGTCACCTGTCCCCAGGAACCCCCCGCGCCCACCACGCCCAACCCCGCGCCTGCTGCTCCCGCTGCCACCGCCGCCGAGCGGCCCTACAAGTGTGCGGAGTGCGGGAAGGCCTTCAAGGGCTCCTCtgggctgcgctaccacctgcggGACCACACGGGCGAGCGGCCCTACCAGTGCGGCGAGTGCGGCAAGGCCTTCAAGCGCTCGTCGCTGCTGCAGATCCACCAGCGCGTGCACACCGGCCTGCGCGCCTTCACCTGCGGCCAGTGCGGCCTCACCTTCAAGTGGTCGTCGCACTACCAGTACCACCTGCGGCTGCACTCGGGCGAGCGGCCCTACGCCTGCGGCGAGTGCGGGAAGGCCTTCCGCAACACTTCGTGCCTGCGGCGCCACCGCCATGTGCACACGGGCGAGCGGCCGCACGCCTGCGGGGTCTGCGGCAAGAGCTTCGCGCAGACGTCCAACCTGCGGCAGCACCAGCGTGTGCACACGGGCGAGCGCCCCTTCCGCTGCCCCCTCTGCCCCAAGACCTTCACGCACTCGTCCAACCTGCTGCTGCACCAGCGCACGCACTCGGCCGAGCGCCCCTTCGCCTGCCCGGTGTGCGGCCGCGGCTTCGTCATGGCGGCCTACCTGCAGCGCCACCTGCGGACTCACGCCCCCGCCGGGcagcccgcccccgcccccgcccccgcccggctGGCTGCGGCTCCGGCCGCCTCTCCGGCCACCCAGGACGTCCACgtcctcccccacctgcaggccacGCTCTCCTTGGAGGTGGCAGGGGGCTCGGCCCAGGGCCCAGGCCCGGCTCCCAACTCGCAGGCGTTTCTCCTGGTGCAGACCGCACAGGGGCTGCAGCTCATCCCCAGCCGCGTGCAGCCGCCCCCGCTCCCGCCCCCGCCGGCCCCCCCCAAGCTCATCCTGCTGCCCTCCAGCACCCCTgcgggggggaatggccaccagggccAGCGGGTGGTGGGGAAAGCTGGGCAGGCTGCTGGGGTGGTCTGGCTGCCCGGGCCTGGGGCgctgggggtgcagggagggggCAACTCGGGGGTTagtgggggagggcagggcctCATTGTTTTACAGAATGTGGGGGGTGGGAACTCGGGGCCTCAGGAAGTGAGTCGAGTGCAGCTGCTGCCCCTCCGGCCGGCCCAGGAGGTGACCACGGTCCAGCTGCAGCCAGCCCAGGAGGTGACCACGGTCCAGCTGCAGCCTCTCCAGCCGGCCCAGGAGGTGACCACGGTCCAGCTGCAGCCGGCCCAGGAGGTGACCACAGTCCAGCTGCAGCCTCTCCAGCCGGCCCAGGAGGTGACCACGGTCCAGCTCCAGCCCCTCCGGCAGGCTCAGGAGGTGACCACGGTCCAGCTGCAGCCGGCCAAGGAGGTGACCACGGTCCAGCTCCAGCCCCTCCGGCAGGCCCAGGAGGTGACCACGGTCCAGCTCCAGCCCCTCCGGCAGTCCCAGGAGGTGACCACGGTCCAGCTGCAGCCTCTCCAGCCGGCCCAGGAGATGACCACGGTCCAGCTGCAGCCACTCCGGCCGGCCCAGGAGGTGACCACGGTCCAGCTGCAGCCCCTCCGGCCGGCCCAGGAGGTGACCACGGTCCAGCTGCAGCCTGTGGCAGGCCAGCTGTCCAATTCCAGCGGGGGGACCATGGCCACGGAGGGCCCCAACCTGCTGGTGGTTCAGAGTGGGGCGGCCGAGGAGCTGCTGGCGGGCTCAGGCCCCGGGGAGGCGGGGGACGGCGAGGCGGACGGCGGTGTGGTGCAGGACGTGCTTTTCGAGACTCTGCAGACGGACGACGGCCTGCAGAGCGTGCTGGTGCTGAGCGGGGCGGACGGGGAGCAGACGCAGCTCTGCGTGCAGGAGGTGGAGGCCCTGCCTCCCGCCCTGGCCGAGCCGCCGGCCCCGGGGCCTCAGGGCCAGAAGCTGCTCATCATCCGCGCGCCGGCCTCGGAGCTGCTGGAGGGCGCGGGCGGTGCCGCCACGCTGCAGCTCCTGGCCCCGCAGCCCCCCGCGCCCGCTCCCGCCGTGCCGCAGGTGGTGCAGGTGCTGCCCGCGGGCGCTGCGCCCGGCGCCCCGGCGCCCCAAAGCCTGCCGGCCATCCAGATCGTGCAGGCCATGCCCGCCGTGCAGCTGGTGCACACCTTCTGAGCCCGCAACCCTGGGCGGGTTCTAATAAACGCCACGACCCTTCCTGCGGCTAGTGttcttggggggcggggggagggagtCAGGACCGATTGGGTGGGGGCTCCCCCGGTTGAAGGGGTGCAGTGGTCGCCGGTGGCGGGGCAGTGCACTCTGAGCTCTGGGCTGAGTCACCCCcaaactctccccacccccaaggggTGACTGGGTGCAGGTTGCAGTCCTGAAGGGGCCCGAGGACTCGGGGAGGGTCCCGCTGAGGGCTGTCTGACAGTGAGAACCCACGCGGGCCCTGTCCCCAGGTTGCCTAGCAACCTGGATGCTCCCCCTCCCCGGGAAACCCagctccctctgccccccccatAGCAACGGTTGCCAAGGTCAGGAGCAGGTGCTGCTCCCCTCCCTGGCGCCAGCGCATCACTTCCgcttgcccccctcccccccccgtaCCCCCCAGAGGAGCCCCGGAGCTACGGGCAggtcgggggggggggcctgcaggaggggtggggggagcccaGAGCGCctcggggagggggaggggtgccgTGGAGCACCGGGGCCGGGACCCCAGACTCTGGAAGCCGCACTGGTTTGCGAGGCTTGGCTGCGGGCCCTTCGGGCCCCGTGCTCGCTGGTGGGTCTCTCAGGTGCCGCCTAGGCCGCCATGGCCCCGGCCACCTGTTGGACAGGGAGGTGTGAGAGGACGAGGCCCTGGTGCTGGAGGTGCTGAGGGTGGGCGCCCGGCTGCCTGCGCCCCCAGAGGCCTCACCTGCGGGAGCCCCAGCCGCCTCCATACTCCCCTGCGGCTCTAGGGATCCCAGCCACAGGGGCGGCCCTGCACTCCAGTCAGATGTCCgaccctcctctccccacccctcttaagacccctctgtccccaccctcctcacgccctctgtccccaccctcctcacgccctctgtccccaccctcctcacgccctctgtccccaccctcacacccctgctgtctggttgtttctaagcaggatccttgcactttgttctatgtgtctctgacccagtgagCCACCGCGCGCCCGTCTCCCCGACGCACTAGGTCACACATTCATTCACCTCTGCCGTCGGCCATTCACTAATTCACTCTCTCACCCGGCGCCCCACTCGCTTATTTATTCTCACTCGTAGTGTCCACTCCTTCGTTCATTATCTCATTCACTCGCTTGTCATTCCCAGGGACTCTTCACTAGCGCGTGCATGCATTGGCTCACTGCTCCCGGGACTTGTTCATTCTTGTGCATGCGTGCACAGTCATCCATCCACTGCTTCCTGGATTCCTTCACTAACTCACCCATTCAGGTGCTTACTCTCACTGCCGTCCGGGCTCACTCATTCCCTCGAGGCCCCGCCCCTCGTGTGGCCCCGCCCACGGCCTGTCCCTGTGTCTCGCGAGGCCCCGCCCCTCGTGTGGCCCCACCCACGGCCTGTCCCTGTGCCTCGCGAGGCCCCGCCCCTCGTGTGGTCCCGCCCCTCACGTGGCCCCACCCACGGCCTGTCCCTGTGCCTCGCGAGGCCCCGCCCCTAATGTGTCCCCGCCCCTCGTGTGGCCCCACCCACGGCCTGTCCCTGTGCCTCGCGAGGCCCCGCCCCTCATGTGGCCCCACCCACGGCCTGTCCCTGTGCCTCGCGAGGCCCCGCCCCTAATGTGTCCCCGCCCCTCGTGTGGCCCCACCCACGGCCTGTCCCAGTGCCCCCTCCCCGCATCACCTGTATCTCCCCCCCAATCCTGGGCCCACAGAGCTgggtcctgctgaaggccaggccCCGACAACCCTCCCGCCCACAGGCTGGCGTGAAGGACACAAGAGCCGCGTGGCGCTCCACGCACTGACCCGGCAGCCCGcccgctgctcctggcagcatcCAGCAGTGGGCTGCACTTCCTCCTGGCCTCCTTCGCCCTGGAGCTCCTCCTCGCCCTGGTGGCCTTGAAGCTGGGCCTTTTGGCCCGGTGGGCTCACTGCCGCCTCCCTGCGGCCTGGGGAGGAGCCCTTGGTGGCTGTGTGGGGCTGGGGGGACCTGTGCGGGGTGCTGGCCCTGGCCCCCGCCTCCAGCGCCAGGGTGTGGACAGGAGGTTGCTGGCCTTCTCGGAGGCCCTGGCCCGGGCCTGGTGGGGGACATGGGGTAGCCCCGGGCCCGGCTGGTGGTCCTGGTGGCGGTGGCAGCCTGGGGTGTGGCGGGCATGCTGGAGGGCTGTGGCTACCAGGCCGAGGGCGGGGGCTGCATGGGGTACACGCTAGTGCAGCCCTTCAGCAAAGACCTCTGACACCCCCCGGCCCCGGGGTCACgttcccctcccccaactccctgGCCGAGGGGAGTACAGGGCATCCCACTGCAGCCTGGCCACTGGCACTAGTGCCTGAACTGTGAGGTCAGGATGGGGGTGGCCAGGAcggggcacatctggttaagcgcacacattactgttaagtgcaaggacccttagttcaagccctggtccccacctgcagggggagaactttacaagcggtcaagcagggctgcaggtgtctctctgtctctctcctttataacaacccttctctcagtctctgtctctctaataataaatagtgAAAGACTTCAttaaacaagagagagaagagatcagtCTGTTGGACCCTGCCTCAGTCTGCCTGGCCCTGGTgagtaggggtgggggaggggctgggagagacacctgcagtcagggtgccacccccaccccagcccaccccagcccagccctggcGGAGGGCCTCCGTGGGCTGCAGGCAGCCCCTCCCCGGGAAGGTGGGCCAAGTCCATCTGGTTTTTACACGGTTTGCTAATAGAGCTGAAGCTGCTGTGCGCGGTCTGATGGCTTTTCCAGTCTGTCTGGGGCGCCCCCTCCCTGTCTGGCCCCTCCCCTCCGCCTCCCAGTGGATGCTCGGGGTGCCAAGGGCCGTGAGCTCAGGCAGCCCCATCTCTGCCAGCCCTCTGACTCACACGCTCGTCATGACCGAATTCTTTCCGCCTCACAGCTGTGTGGACTATGTGTGTGCTCGCGTGTGAGTGTGGGTCCCCTCCCGGACCCGCCCAGCCCCTGAGGGACAGACAAGTTCACCCGCTCTTGTGGGGACCCGGCTCGGGACCCGGCTCCACTGGCCAAGGAGCTGGCGGTGGTTCTGCTGCTCCGTGCTGCACCCAGGAAGTCCTCCCTGCTGTCTGTCCACACATCCGCACTCCTGGGGCCCCGCCCTGTGCCCCTCGCCCCCTGGGGCCATGCCTCTCCTGCAgtcccccccctgcccccccacacctGGCTAGTCCTGCGGCCCCCACCCCCTGAGCGGTTGGTTCCCAGAAGCCGTCCCGTTCCTGCTCCATGTGGGTGTCTGCCGTTGGACACCCCTCCCGCTGCCACCCCCCTCCCAGCTCCACGGCCAGCCCCCGCCCGCCCTCCGGTCCCCTGCCGGCTGCTTCTCTTCCTCCCGGAGGCAGCCGGCCCTACTGCTCCTCTGTCTGTCCAGGGCCCTCACCACTGGCCCAAGCTCCCTCCCGCTCCCTCTCCCCCGCCAGCCCCTCTCATCCCCTGTCCCGTGTCCCCTGTCCTGGACTCTGCAGACATGAGGGTCCTGGTCTGCGTCCTTGGTGAGTGACCTTTTCTTGAGGACAGGGGCTGGACCCCACCCTCTGACCCTTGAAGCCCGTGCTGTGGGACTCCACTTCCTGGTGCCTCACTGGTGCCGGAGACGAGGGACATCTGGTGTCCCACCCTGGGGACCCAGCCCCTTGCATGCCTGGTCCACCCTCAGGGACAGCCCTTACTGGCCATGGCCTGGGCCCTGGACACTAACTTGCTGACTaacttcctgagtggtgggtGTCAGGGTCTGAGCTGTGGAGACGGTGTGTCTGTGTCGGGGTGCTTGAGAAGGGGGCCTGCCCTTCacgccccctcccacctcccttccTGCAGCTGTGATGGGGATCCAGGCTGTTGGTAAGTGGCCCCCCCACACAACCCTGCTGGGACCCGGCCATCCCAGCCAGCTGTGACCTTGGCAACTGTCCCCACCCCTGTCCCTTGGGGGTCCTCCCACTGGTCTTCTAGACCCCCAGAGTTGGGGAGGTCCACCAGTGGCCAGGGGCAGCCCCTCCCCCCATGGCAGCCCTGCCTCGGTTTCCCCAGAGCGGCTGCGTCTGGCTGACGGCCCCCATGACTGCGCAGGCCGGCTGGAGGTATGGCACTTGGGACGCTGGGGGACCGTGTGTGACGACGGCTGGGACCTGCGTGACGCAGCCGTGGCCTGCCGGGAGCTGGGCTGTGGAGGGGCGATGGCCGCCCCTGGGGGCGCCTTCTTCGGGGAGGGGGCCGGGCCCGTGTGGCTGAGTGAGTTGGCCTGCCGGGGCAGGGAGACTCAGCTGGGGCTGTGTCCCCACCGGGGCTGGAGGGCCCACATCTGCTCCCACGAGGAGGATGCTGCTGTCGTATGTGCAGGTGAGACTCCCAGACCCTGGGGGCCCTTGTTCCAGACACCCCCTGGGACCCTACAGAGCCCTCACTGTCCACAGGCTGGGGGTCCCCAGCACCTCTGACTCTGCCATCCACAGGACAGCGCATGGCCAGCTCGAGGGAAGGATCCCTGCCGGACCTGGATCCCTGGCCAGAGCTGCTGGAGCTGAACCCCGGTTCCGAGGAGCCCCCCCAGAGGTCGCTCCCCTCTGCCACCCAGGGTGAGTCCACTTGGCTGCCCCCCACCCGGTCACATCACCCCCAGACTCTGGCACCCAGCTGGCTGGGGGGGGTGCAGGGAGAGCAGCTGTTACCTCACCCTGCTCTCATGTGTCCCAGCCCCCCGCCTGGCCGGGACCCCCCAGAACAGCCCCCGGAAGAAGAATCCCCGGCCGCCCAAGCAGGCCAAGTCTACCCGGGCCCCTCTGCTGACGGCTGGAGCCCCCCGTCAGGGTAAGCGAGGAGGGTCCCTGGATGTGGGCTGGTTGAGATTCAGGGTCCAGCCTGGACCAGACAACCCAGGATTCCGAGGCCACCTCACTTTTCCTTCAGTCCAATCAGGAGATGCCCCCAGACCCCCGACTCTGGGACATGCTGGAGGGTGGATCCcaagcccctccccacctgcctcGGTTTCCCCAGACGGGCCTCTGTGTGTCCTGCCGCCTCACACGACGCCCCCATGTCCCCCAGAGCGGCTGCGTCTGGCCGGCGGCCCCCACGGCTGCGCGGGCCGGCTGGAGGTGTGGCACTCGGGGCGCTGGGGGACCGTGTGTGACGACGGCTGGGACCTGCGTGACGCGGCCGTGGCCTGCCGGGCGCTGGGCTGCGGGGGGGCGCTGGCCGCCCCCGGGGGTGCCCGGTTCGGCCCGGGCACAGGGCCCGTGTGGATGGACGATGTGGGGTGTGGAGGCGGAGAACAAACCCTTCAAGACTGTGCCCGAAGCCCCTGGGGCCGGAGCAACTGTGACCACAGCGAAGACGCCGGCCTGGTCTGCACGGGTGCGGCCCTGCCCCCATCCCTGCACCCCTCCATCGCCTGTCACTGCATCCCTCTGTTCTTCTTCCGTccttctgtgccccccaccccccccacacacagccttTTATTTTTGGCTCCCAGGTATGCCCGTATGATTCTACCATTGGAGGGCACTCTGCTCCCGGGTCTAAGAGtgtggagaagagacagagagggagagacaccccacTCGGGAAGCTTGAACCCGGGGTCTTTGAGCGCAGAAGCGTGCACCAAGCCCGGCAAGCTCCAATCCACGCCCTCCCACACTCTCTGTCccgtgtgatttttttttgtcctatttcttaatatttactcGTTgacccgagagagagagagagagagagagagagagaggagatgagcGAGAGAGTCTCTGGGCTGAATTCGGAGCCCCTGGTGGCTCAGCCGTTTCTCTCCCCCAGGCCCGGCCCCCCGGCTGCGTCTGGCCAGCGGCCCCCACGGCTGCGCGGGCCGGCTGGAGGTGTGGCACTCGGGGCGCTGGGGGACCGTGTGTGACGACGCCTGGGACCTGCGTGACGCGGCCGTGGCCTGCCGGGAGCTGGGCTGTGGGGGGGCGCTGGCTGCCCCTGGAGGCGCCTTCTTCGGGGAGGGGGCCGGGCCCATCCTCCTGGACGACCTTCGTTGCCGTGGCAATGAGACGACCCTTCGCTTGTGCCCTTCGAGGCCCTGGGGACAGCATGACTGCCACCACCGGGAGGACGCAGGAGCCGTGTGCGACggtgaggggagggggcgggCCACAGAGACCCAGCAGGCTACCCCCggccacccccacctcacccctccgTCCACACCAGCCCCCTTCATCATCTCCTCCACACCCCTACTCCATAGCCCCTACCTCCTGTGtccacaccacccccacctcacccctccgTCCACACCAGCCCCCTTCATCCCCTCCTCCACACCCCCTCCTCCATAGCCCCCTACCTCCTgtatccacaccacacccacctcaCCCCTCCGTCCACACCAGCCCCCTTCATCCCCTCCTCCACACCCCCTACTCCATAGCCCCTACCTCCTGTATCCACACCACCCCCTCTTCACCCCTCCATCCACACCAGCCCCCTTCATCCCCTCCTCCACACCCCTACTCCATAGCCCCTACCTCCTGTATCCACACCACCCCCTCTTCACCCCTCCATCCACACCAGCCCCCTTCATCCCCTCCTCCACACCCCCTCCTCCATAGCCCCTACCTCCTGTATCCACACcaccccctcctcacccctccgTCCACACCAGCCCCCTTCATCCCCTCCTCCACACCCCTCCTCCATAGCCCCTACCTCCTGTGTCCACACcaccccctcctcacccctccaTCCACACCAGCCCCCTTCATCCCCTCCTCCACACCCCCTCCTCCATAGCCCCCTACCTCCTGTATCCACACCACCCCCTCTTCACCCCTCCATCCACACCAGCCCCCTTCATCCCCTCCTCCACACCCCCTCCTCCACACACCCCTGACCTCCTGTGTCCACACCACCCCCTCCTCACCTAACAGAACTGTTGGTGTGACCCCCTGTCCTCCCAGGTATGCCTCTGGGGTATGTGCCCCCCACAGCCCCCTCAGTGGGCAGCAACACCTCCACACACAGGCCTCCAACCCCCCCAGTGAGCCAGGCTCCAGGGACGGCCGGCCTCTCCGCCCCTCCCGCCTCTCCCACTGCCCCATGGGAGCCGGGGCCAGAAGCTGGTGAGTcctcactcccccccacccccccccgccaTGTCCTGTCATCCCTGGCCTTCTCCCCAGGCCTGGCCCCTCTCCTGCGGGAGCGTAGGGTGGGGCAGAGCCCCCTGCTTGGAAGAGGCCGTgtgggtgtctgtgggggtgttGGTCTTGTGTTAGGTGGTCACCAAATGATTGCACCACTCCCAGAGGACTCTGCTCAGGACAGAGACAGGccgggagagaggagaaacagatgCGGCACCTGTGGtgcgtgtggtgctggggctcaaacccaggtccctctcTGCGATGGGTGGGGTCCACCCGGGGGAACGGGGAGGTTAGGATGCAGGATGGAGGGCAGCTGTGTCTTCAGCGCCATTTCTGTGGGAGGGAGATGGCAGGCAGGCTGAGTAGGCTTAAGGCAGGTGGGTCGGGGCAGATGGGTTAGGGCAGGTGGGTTAGGGCAGGTGGGTTAGGGCAGGTGAGTTAGGGCAGGTGGGTCGAGGCAGGTGGGTTAGGGCAGGTGAGTTAGGGCAGGTGGATTAGGGTAGGTGAGTTAGGGCAGGTAGGTTAGGGCAGGTGAGTTAGGGCAGGTGAGTTAGGGTAGGTGAGTTAGGGCAGGTTAGTTATGGCAGGTGGATTAGGGTAGGTGAGTTAGGACAGGTGAGTTCAGGCAGGTGGGTTAGGGTAGGTGAGTTAGGGCAGGTGAGTCGGGGCAGGTGAGTTAGGGCAGGTGAGTTAGGGTAGGTGGATTAGGGTAGGTGAGTTAGGACAGGTGAGTTCAGGCAGGTGGGTTAGGGTAGGTGAGTTAGGGCAGGTGGATTAGGGTAGGTGAGTTAGGACAGGTGAGTTCAGGCA
The DNA window shown above is from Erinaceus europaeus chromosome 2, mEriEur2.1, whole genome shotgun sequence and carries:
- the NAT14 gene encoding LOW QUALITY PROTEIN: probable N-acetyltransferase 14 (The sequence of the model RefSeq protein was modified relative to this genomic sequence to represent the inferred CDS: inserted 3 bases in 3 codons; deleted 1 base in 1 codon; substituted 1 base at 1 genomic stop codon), which codes for MAPATCWTGSAPSPHHLYLPPNPGPTELGPAEGQAPTTLPPTGWREGHKSRVALHALTRQPAXLLLAASSSGLHFLLASFALELLLALVALKLGLLARWAHCRLPAAWGGPLVAVWGWGDLCGVLALAPASSAXGVDRRLLAFSEALARAWXGDMGXPRARLVVLVAVAAWGVAGMLEGCGYQAEGGGCMGYTLVQPFSKDL